In a single window of the Limnochorda sp. L945t genome:
- the galK gene encoding galactokinase — MATTDPASATGGPAARLRDHPAGARASTAFTERFGRRPALVASAPGRVNLIGEHTDYTGGYVLPVAIDRRIYVAGIPRPDRTVRLYSVDYGASVDFSLDDARLDAPRRDSEHPWSNYVRGVFAALQAEGYALRGADMVIAGDVPQGAGLSSSAALEVATALFAAAAGAFELPPMEAIRLARRAENEWVGVACGIMDQFVSRMARRGHALFLDTDSLRYEHVPLPPGAAMVVIDTRVRRSLASSAYNLRRQEAEDAIAAARRHVPGWRLVRELPSPSLPGLASHMPPAQHRRLRHLVEENARVVEAVAALRRSDLAAFGALMNASHESLRDLFEVSCPELDAVVEIARGVPGVLGARMTGAGFGGSAVALVRAEATGALLQAIEREYPLRAGKTPQLFVLEAGEGARVEALPS; from the coding sequence ATGGCGACCACGGATCCGGCCTCGGCGACCGGCGGGCCCGCAGCCCGCTTACGCGACCACCCGGCTGGCGCACGCGCGAGCACAGCCTTCACCGAACGATTTGGACGCCGGCCCGCTCTTGTGGCCAGCGCTCCTGGCCGGGTCAACCTCATCGGTGAACACACGGACTACACCGGCGGCTACGTGCTCCCCGTGGCCATCGACCGGCGGATCTACGTGGCCGGCATCCCTCGCCCGGATCGCACCGTGCGGCTCTATTCGGTGGACTATGGCGCCTCGGTAGATTTTTCGCTGGACGACGCCCGGTTGGACGCGCCGCGGCGTGACTCCGAGCACCCCTGGAGCAACTACGTGCGGGGAGTGTTCGCTGCGCTACAGGCGGAGGGCTACGCTCTTCGGGGGGCCGACATGGTCATCGCCGGCGACGTTCCCCAGGGGGCCGGGCTCTCCTCTTCGGCCGCCCTCGAGGTGGCGACCGCCCTCTTCGCGGCGGCCGCCGGTGCGTTCGAGCTGCCGCCGATGGAGGCCATACGCCTGGCCCGGCGTGCCGAAAACGAGTGGGTCGGGGTCGCCTGCGGCATCATGGACCAGTTCGTCTCGAGGATGGCCCGGCGGGGGCACGCCCTGTTCCTCGACACGGACAGCCTCCGCTACGAGCACGTGCCGTTGCCGCCCGGGGCTGCCATGGTCGTGATCGACACCCGCGTGCGGCGCAGCCTCGCCTCGTCCGCCTACAACCTCCGCCGCCAGGAGGCCGAGGACGCCATCGCCGCCGCCCGCCGTCACGTCCCCGGCTGGCGGCTCGTGCGGGAGCTCCCGTCCCCGTCACTGCCCGGGCTCGCCTCCCATATGCCGCCGGCCCAGCACCGGCGCCTCCGCCACCTGGTGGAAGAAAACGCCCGGGTCGTCGAGGCCGTGGCCGCCCTGCGCCGCTCGGACCTGGCGGCCTTCGGAGCCCTGATGAACGCCTCGCACGAAAGCCTGCGGGATCTCTTCGAGGTGAGCTGCCCCGAACTCGATGCGGTCGTGGAGATCGCCCGCGGCGTACCGGGCGTCTTGGGAGCCCGGATGACCGGCGCCGGATTCGGCGGATCGGCCGTGGCCCTGGTGAGAGCCGAGGCGACGGGCGCGCTGCTGCAGGCCATCGAGCGGGAGTACCCCCTGCGCGCCGGCAAGACGCCTCAGCTCTTCGTCCTGGAGGCCGGCGAGGGTGCCCGCGTCGAGGCGCTGCCCTCGTAA
- a CDS encoding ABC transporter permease produces MGTFRAVLRNRKAAWGLGILGFFVAVALLAPVIAPTSPSAMAFAPSEPPSWRHPLGTTATGQDIFAQVVWGSRLSLVVGLVTGAAATLLSVVVGLTAGYAGGVLDDVLTTLTNIFLVLPGLPLMIIVAAYVKVKGVVPIILVISVTGWAWGARLLRAQAMSLKSRDFVQASVVVGERPARIVFGELLPNLSGLIAANFFGAAVYAVLSEASLEFLGLGNVNVVTWGTMLYWAQNNQAILLGQWQWMAVPGLCIALLGTAFALINFAVDEVANPRLRVR; encoded by the coding sequence ATGGGCACGTTCAGAGCCGTGCTGCGCAATCGCAAGGCGGCGTGGGGCCTCGGCATCCTGGGCTTCTTCGTGGCGGTCGCGCTGCTCGCGCCGGTCATTGCCCCCACGTCGCCGTCTGCCATGGCCTTTGCTCCGTCGGAGCCGCCGAGCTGGCGCCATCCCCTGGGTACGACGGCCACCGGACAGGACATCTTCGCCCAGGTCGTCTGGGGTAGCCGCCTTTCCCTGGTGGTCGGGCTCGTGACGGGAGCGGCGGCGACGCTGTTGTCGGTGGTGGTCGGGCTCACGGCGGGTTACGCCGGCGGGGTGTTGGACGACGTGCTCACCACCCTCACCAACATCTTCCTGGTGCTGCCGGGGTTGCCGCTGATGATCATCGTGGCCGCCTACGTCAAGGTGAAGGGCGTCGTTCCCATCATCCTGGTCATCTCGGTCACGGGTTGGGCGTGGGGGGCCAGGCTGCTGCGAGCCCAGGCCATGAGCTTGAAATCGCGCGACTTCGTGCAGGCATCGGTCGTGGTGGGTGAGCGGCCGGCACGGATCGTCTTCGGCGAGCTCTTGCCCAACCTCTCCGGTCTCATCGCCGCCAACTTCTTCGGCGCTGCGGTGTATGCGGTGCTGAGCGAGGCGAGCCTGGAGTTTCTGGGGCTCGGCAACGTCAATGTGGTGACGTGGGGGACCATGCTGTACTGGGCGCAAAACAACCAGGCCATCCTGCTCGGCCAATGGCAGTGGATGGCCGTGCCCGGGCTGTGCATCGCCCTGCTCGGCACGGCGTTCGCGCTCATCAACTTCGCGGTGGACGAGGTCGCCAATCCGAGGCTGAGAGTACGGTGA
- a CDS encoding galactose-1-phosphate uridylyltransferase, whose translation MAELRWHPLLQQWVVVAGHRQERTYKPPASVCPLCPTRDPAHPTEIPDADFDIAVFENRFPSFVESPPPPEVVGTSLSPVAPAQGVAEVVVYSPDHDRTLAEQPVEHIRKLVEVWAHRYEELGRRAFVKYVMIFENRGEAVGVTLHHPHGQIYAFPFIPPIPEREIASSRAHLEKTGRCLLCDVLSHEERPATVPGGSSSGPSAAKRPGNAGIAGANSATRVVVSSGSFVAFVPFFARFPFEAWVVPRRHVPSILQLGNAQRWDLASVLKQLLMRYDALFGVRLPYMMVMHQAPTDRPPEEYPECHFHVEFLPIQRTADKLKYLAGSESGAGTFITDMSPEEMAHHLRQAGG comes from the coding sequence ATGGCTGAGCTTCGCTGGCACCCTTTGTTGCAGCAATGGGTGGTGGTAGCCGGCCACCGCCAGGAGCGCACCTACAAGCCGCCGGCCTCGGTCTGCCCGCTTTGCCCGACCCGGGATCCGGCCCATCCTACCGAGATCCCCGACGCGGACTTCGACATCGCGGTCTTCGAAAACCGGTTCCCGTCTTTCGTCGAGAGCCCGCCGCCACCCGAGGTCGTGGGTACGTCGCTCAGCCCCGTCGCCCCGGCGCAGGGAGTCGCGGAGGTGGTCGTCTACTCTCCCGACCACGACCGCACGCTGGCCGAGCAGCCGGTCGAGCACATCCGCAAGCTGGTCGAGGTCTGGGCCCACCGGTACGAGGAACTCGGCCGCCGGGCGTTCGTGAAGTACGTCATGATCTTCGAAAACCGCGGCGAAGCGGTCGGCGTGACCCTGCACCATCCCCATGGGCAGATTTACGCCTTTCCCTTCATCCCACCCATCCCGGAGCGGGAGATCGCATCCTCCCGCGCGCACCTCGAGAAGACAGGCCGCTGCCTGTTGTGCGACGTCCTCTCTCATGAGGAGCGGCCCGCGACGGTCCCCGGCGGCTCATCCTCCGGGCCATCGGCCGCCAAACGCCCGGGCAACGCCGGCATCGCAGGCGCCAACAGCGCCACGAGGGTCGTGGTATCGAGCGGCAGCTTCGTCGCGTTCGTGCCCTTTTTCGCCCGTTTCCCTTTCGAGGCCTGGGTCGTGCCGCGCCGGCACGTTCCGTCCATCCTGCAGCTGGGTAATGCCCAGCGATGGGATCTCGCCTCTGTGCTCAAGCAGCTCCTCATGCGCTACGACGCATTGTTTGGGGTCAGGCTCCCCTACATGATGGTCATGCACCAAGCGCCTACGGATCGCCCGCCCGAGGAGTACCCCGAGTGTCACTTCCACGTCGAGTTCCTGCCGATCCAGCGTACCGCCGACAAGCTCAAGTACCTGGCCGGCAGCGAATCGGGCGCCGGCACGTTCATCACCGACATGAGCCCGGAAGAGATGGCCCATCACCTGCGACAGGCGGGAGGATGA
- a CDS encoding ABC transporter substrate-binding protein has translation MRSNRLHMFWFVAMIVTATALVAAPTSRAASSEPTYPEVKGEHTIVFWSWVPGIDKVVSLFEKEFPNIHVKYQNVGVGPDHYNKLLTAISAGSGAPDVAQVEFQFLPQFIDTGGLLDLSKHGADRYARYFVPWTWEQVKRGDGVFAIPQDTGPVAFLYRKDLFDAAGIGSFPVTWEDYLVAARKLHSYKQGVYIANFDATDRNRFMTYAWAAGAQWFGVSGDQWTVSIDDSATRRVLNYWYDMIRNGLVSTVSGQVEWWNAINTGKIASDIAAAWSPLLFMQGSEQTSGKWRVARIPQWKPGEFATANWGGSTSVVTTQTKSPQAALLFAAWINTNLGAIRQNWIGGGLWPAASAGLRLPELHQPQKYFGGQDIGAFFEEASQHVLPWTFSPWETAVSNAFQVQMSGLIAGKQTPDAALANMQKAVVDEANFQGYQVRSR, from the coding sequence ATGAGGAGCAACCGGCTGCATATGTTTTGGTTTGTGGCAATGATCGTCACGGCAACTGCTCTCGTTGCTGCTCCTACGTCCCGGGCCGCAAGTTCAGAACCGACCTACCCGGAGGTCAAGGGAGAGCACACTATCGTTTTTTGGTCATGGGTCCCCGGTATTGACAAGGTCGTGTCGCTTTTCGAAAAAGAGTTTCCGAATATCCATGTCAAGTACCAGAACGTGGGAGTCGGACCGGACCATTACAACAAGCTGTTGACGGCCATCAGTGCAGGGTCGGGGGCTCCGGACGTGGCACAGGTGGAATTCCAGTTCCTTCCTCAGTTCATCGATACCGGCGGTCTCCTTGACCTGAGCAAGCACGGCGCGGACCGGTATGCTCGGTATTTCGTTCCCTGGACCTGGGAACAGGTAAAGCGAGGAGATGGGGTCTTCGCGATTCCGCAAGACACCGGCCCTGTCGCCTTCTTGTACCGCAAGGATCTTTTCGATGCCGCAGGAATTGGCTCTTTCCCGGTCACGTGGGAAGACTACCTTGTGGCCGCGCGCAAGTTGCACTCGTACAAGCAAGGGGTGTACATCGCGAACTTCGACGCTACTGATCGAAACCGGTTCATGACATATGCCTGGGCGGCAGGCGCACAATGGTTCGGGGTCAGCGGGGACCAGTGGACGGTTAGTATCGATGACTCAGCAACCAGGCGAGTCCTAAATTACTGGTACGATATGATCCGCAATGGTCTTGTATCCACAGTCTCGGGTCAAGTCGAGTGGTGGAACGCCATCAACACAGGTAAAATCGCGTCCGACATCGCTGCTGCTTGGTCTCCCTTGCTCTTTATGCAAGGATCTGAACAGACATCGGGGAAGTGGCGAGTAGCACGCATTCCCCAGTGGAAGCCCGGCGAGTTCGCGACGGCCAACTGGGGCGGATCGACATCCGTTGTAACGACTCAAACCAAGTCCCCACAGGCAGCTTTGCTCTTTGCCGCCTGGATCAACACGAACCTAGGTGCTATCCGCCAGAACTGGATTGGCGGCGGGCTGTGGCCGGCAGCGTCAGCGGGCCTGAGGCTCCCCGAGCTCCATCAACCACAGAAGTACTTTGGTGGACAGGACATTGGCGCGTTCTTCGAGGAGGCATCCCAACACGTTCTCCCATGGACGTTCAGTCCTTGGGAGACCGCCGTTTCCAATGCTTTTCAGGTCCAGATGTCCGGCCTGATAGCGGGAAAGCAGACTCCGGACGCGGCTTTGGCGAATATGCAGAAAGCGGTCGTAGACGAGGCAAACTTCCAGGGGTACCAGGTGAGAAGCAGATAG
- a CDS encoding beta-galactosidase, with translation MASGSANRIWYGGDWNPDQWPREVWERDIELFKQAHINIVTLPVFSWALLQPEEERYEFGWLDEVLEELDKHGIGVCLATSTAAVPAWMARRHPDVLRVDFQGRERRFGARHNFCPNSPTYRQYSVRLAEQLARRYKDYPGLVAWHVNNEYGGRCYCDRCAREFRVWLQRRYGALDELNRRWNTRFWGHTLYDWEEIVPPNILSEHLDDHDPTRTAFQPISLDYDRFMSDSLLECFKAERDTIKRWTPDVPVTTNLMGAYKPLDYFKWAREMDVVSWDSYPPMDVDVATVAFRHDLMRGLKDGQPFMLMEQTPSQQNWQPYNSLKRPGVMRLWSYQALAHGAETVMFFQLRQSQGACEKFHGAVISHAGTPDTRVFREVQALGRELEALGDTFLGSRIDAQVALVFDWENWWAIEYSSGPSVALKYLPQVEAYYRALWRANVAVDVVSPGAPLGRYRLVIAPVAYMMHPGFAEKVETFVAGGGTFLTTFFSGIVDENDRIILGGYPGPLRRLLGVWVEETDALPPEMTNRIVVQGYPGLDGQYACSLLFDLLHTEGAEVVGRYGADFYAGRPVLTRHRVGAGEAWYVGSAPEQRFVDRLVRFLCDKHGIGAPLQVPDGVEVVERRGGGQSFLFILNHRDRPTVISLGNRRLRNLLADQEIEREVELAPRDVLILTDTHGAGTR, from the coding sequence GTGGCTTCCGGTAGCGCGAACCGCATCTGGTACGGTGGCGATTGGAACCCGGACCAGTGGCCTCGGGAGGTCTGGGAGCGCGACATCGAGCTGTTCAAGCAGGCGCACATCAACATCGTGACGCTGCCGGTGTTCAGTTGGGCGCTGCTGCAGCCCGAAGAGGAGCGGTACGAGTTTGGATGGCTCGACGAGGTCCTGGAGGAACTCGATAAGCATGGCATCGGCGTGTGCCTAGCTACCTCCACCGCGGCCGTTCCTGCCTGGATGGCACGGCGCCATCCGGATGTGCTGCGGGTAGACTTTCAAGGACGCGAGCGGCGCTTCGGCGCACGGCACAACTTCTGCCCCAACAGCCCCACCTATCGCCAGTACTCGGTGCGGCTCGCCGAGCAGCTTGCCAGGCGCTACAAAGATTACCCTGGTCTCGTGGCCTGGCACGTCAACAACGAGTACGGAGGCCGTTGCTACTGTGATCGGTGTGCAAGGGAGTTCCGGGTCTGGCTGCAGCGCAGGTACGGGGCGCTCGACGAGCTCAACCGGCGTTGGAATACCCGCTTCTGGGGGCACACGCTGTACGACTGGGAGGAGATCGTGCCTCCCAACATCTTGAGTGAGCACCTCGACGACCACGACCCGACCCGGACCGCCTTCCAGCCCATCTCCCTCGACTACGACCGGTTCATGTCCGACAGCCTGCTGGAGTGCTTCAAGGCCGAACGCGACACTATCAAGCGGTGGACGCCGGACGTACCCGTCACCACCAACCTGATGGGAGCGTACAAACCGCTCGACTACTTCAAGTGGGCACGGGAGATGGACGTGGTCTCCTGGGACAGCTATCCCCCGATGGACGTGGATGTTGCCACCGTGGCCTTTCGCCACGACCTGATGCGCGGGCTCAAGGACGGTCAGCCATTTATGCTGATGGAGCAAACGCCCAGCCAGCAAAACTGGCAGCCGTACAACTCGCTGAAGCGGCCCGGGGTCATGCGCCTGTGGAGCTACCAGGCACTGGCTCATGGCGCTGAGACCGTGATGTTCTTTCAGCTCCGCCAGTCGCAAGGAGCGTGTGAGAAGTTCCATGGGGCCGTCATCTCTCACGCCGGAACCCCCGACACGCGCGTCTTCCGCGAGGTACAGGCCCTCGGGCGGGAGCTGGAAGCCCTGGGGGATACATTCCTCGGTAGCCGGATCGACGCCCAAGTGGCCCTCGTGTTCGACTGGGAGAACTGGTGGGCTATCGAATACTCGAGCGGGCCCAGCGTCGCCCTAAAGTATCTGCCTCAGGTCGAGGCCTACTACCGGGCGTTGTGGCGGGCCAACGTGGCGGTCGATGTCGTCAGTCCCGGGGCTCCTCTCGGTCGCTACCGGCTGGTGATCGCCCCGGTAGCTTACATGATGCATCCCGGCTTCGCCGAGAAGGTCGAGACGTTCGTCGCCGGGGGTGGCACCTTCCTCACCACGTTTTTCAGCGGGATCGTGGATGAGAACGACAGGATCATCCTCGGGGGGTACCCGGGCCCGCTGCGGCGCCTGCTAGGGGTGTGGGTAGAAGAGACCGACGCGCTACCTCCCGAGATGACCAACCGGATTGTCGTGCAGGGCTACCCTGGGTTGGACGGCCAGTATGCTTGCTCACTGCTGTTCGACCTTCTCCACACGGAGGGGGCCGAGGTGGTCGGGCGGTACGGGGCCGACTTCTACGCTGGCCGGCCCGTTCTCACCCGCCATCGTGTAGGAGCGGGCGAGGCGTGGTACGTGGGCTCGGCTCCCGAGCAACGGTTCGTTGACAGGCTGGTGCGTTTCTTGTGCGACAAGCACGGGATCGGCGCGCCGCTCCAGGTACCTGACGGGGTGGAGGTTGTGGAGCGGCGCGGTGGCGGCCAGAGCTTCCTTTTCATCTTGAACCACCGTGACCGGCCCACCGTGATTTCACTGGGTAATAGGCGCCTGCGAAACCTGCTGGCCGATCAAGAGATTGAGAGGGAGGTGGAGCTCGCTCCGAGGGACGTTCTTATCCTGACGGACACCCACGGAGCCGGCACTCGATGA
- a CDS encoding carbohydrate ABC transporter permease yields MGGQRPEVANNSITKPLLVRESLPDRTRLRSEVRHASQGLWAVVLGTAALYFVFPFYWLVIAMTKTNSSLFGSFGLWFSDPFALFDNVRTVLSYQDGIYAVWTANSFLYSGVTAALASLVASLAGYALAKYRFRGREAVFGAVLVSLMIPSTALVLPLFLILRQLGWINSYWAIIVPSVANPFGTFLMRMYIRDSIPDDLLDAARVDGASELRIFSGIVLRLIGPGIATLFLLTFVGTWNNFFLPLVALNDPKYFPLTVGLATWNAASTFGRELLYNVVITGTVLSVVPLVVLFFFLQRYWQSGLTIGSLRG; encoded by the coding sequence ATGGGGGGACAACGACCCGAGGTGGCTAACAATTCGATAACGAAGCCGCTGCTCGTACGTGAGAGCCTTCCGGATCGGACACGCTTGAGATCGGAGGTGCGCCATGCAAGCCAAGGGTTATGGGCCGTAGTGCTGGGAACTGCAGCCCTTTACTTCGTGTTCCCCTTTTATTGGCTTGTCATCGCGATGACGAAGACGAATTCCAGCCTGTTCGGGTCGTTTGGCCTGTGGTTCAGCGACCCCTTTGCATTGTTCGACAACGTTAGGACGGTTCTATCGTATCAAGATGGTATCTACGCCGTGTGGACGGCGAACTCGTTCTTGTACTCGGGCGTTACCGCAGCACTGGCTAGCCTGGTGGCTTCCCTGGCTGGCTATGCTCTGGCGAAGTACAGGTTCCGGGGAAGGGAAGCCGTCTTCGGAGCTGTCCTAGTGTCCCTGATGATTCCTTCAACCGCGCTCGTTCTTCCTCTTTTCTTGATTTTGCGGCAATTGGGATGGATTAACTCGTACTGGGCCATTATAGTCCCGTCTGTCGCTAACCCGTTTGGGACGTTTCTTATGAGAATGTATATCAGGGACAGCATTCCCGACGATCTGCTCGACGCGGCTCGCGTTGATGGCGCATCAGAACTGCGTATCTTTTCTGGCATCGTGCTGAGGCTAATCGGTCCTGGCATTGCCACCCTTTTCCTTCTGACGTTTGTCGGGACGTGGAACAACTTTTTCCTTCCCCTGGTTGCCTTGAACGATCCGAAGTATTTCCCGTTAACCGTTGGGCTGGCCACATGGAACGCAGCATCCACCTTCGGGAGAGAGTTGCTGTATAACGTTGTCATCACAGGTACGGTGCTTTCGGTCGTGCCGCTAGTGGTCCTGTTCTTCTTCCTACAGCGATACTGGCAAAGCGGGCTCACTATAGGGAGCTTGCGGGGCTAG
- a CDS encoding carbohydrate ABC transporter permease — translation MTRQACGTPDFDAAGLSARDTREGPQHMNRSVGTRLTPYVMMAPFLVLFSTFFVFPIGYAFYMSLFSQRGARRVFVGFSNYERALQDGLFFGSLKTVLLFGVIQITIMISLALMFALVLDTGLLSARAKKMVRITYFLPYAIPGVVSSLMWGYIYAPTIGPLRQLFEFLGIAPVNFLASDRLLSAIINMVTWQWTGYNMVILTAALTTISPELYDAARIDGASDLRIAWTIKIPLIRPMIVFVTVLSIIGSFQLFNEPFVLAAMTSVPFNYTPNLYIYATAFSRGAFTYAATLAFILASIIALFSAIFMRITREGQ, via the coding sequence ATGACGAGACAGGCCTGCGGTACTCCAGACTTTGACGCCGCAGGCCTGTCCGCAAGAGATACGAGGGAGGGTCCGCAGCATATGAACCGGTCCGTTGGGACACGATTGACCCCGTACGTTATGATGGCTCCCTTCCTCGTGCTCTTTTCTACCTTTTTCGTCTTCCCGATTGGGTACGCATTCTACATGAGCCTGTTTAGCCAACGAGGGGCTCGCCGGGTTTTCGTTGGCTTCTCCAACTACGAGCGTGCGCTCCAGGATGGACTGTTCTTCGGGTCCTTGAAGACCGTTCTGCTATTCGGTGTAATCCAAATTACCATTATGATCTCGCTGGCCCTCATGTTCGCCTTGGTTCTGGACACGGGGCTCTTGTCGGCCCGTGCAAAGAAGATGGTGCGTATCACTTACTTCCTCCCGTACGCCATTCCGGGTGTCGTGAGTAGCCTCATGTGGGGGTACATCTATGCTCCAACTATTGGCCCTCTGCGACAACTCTTCGAATTCCTGGGGATCGCTCCGGTCAACTTTCTTGCGAGTGATAGGTTACTCAGTGCAATCATCAACATGGTAACGTGGCAGTGGACCGGGTACAACATGGTGATCTTAACCGCGGCGCTCACCACAATATCGCCAGAACTATACGATGCCGCTCGCATTGACGGTGCCAGCGACCTCAGGATTGCATGGACTATCAAGATACCTCTCATACGCCCCATGATCGTCTTCGTTACCGTCCTCTCGATTATCGGAAGCTTTCAGTTGTTCAACGAGCCGTTCGTCCTCGCTGCAATGACGAGTGTACCTTTCAACTATACCCCTAACCTGTACATTTACGCTACGGCTTTCAGCAGAGGGGCGTTCACGTACGCCGCTACGCTGGCCTTCATCCTTGCGTCGATCATTGCGCTATTCTCGGCTATCTTTATGCGTATCACCCGGGAGGGACAGTAG
- a CDS encoding ABC transporter ATP-binding protein: protein MSRQAPAMATSGLAGDAAPLLRLEGLSKTFRIGRWPRVRLVKALVDVDLDVGHREILGLVGESGSGKSTLARIVARLEAPSAGRVILDGQPVPARLSRHALLAYRKKVQMVFQDPFASLNPLRTVGETLARPFVVHGLARRGEVRRQVGRLLEQCGLTPAERFVDRYPHELSGGQRQRVGIARALAVEPRLLLADEPTSMLDVSVRLDIMNLLWDLKESRDLSLLFITHDLAAAHYLCDRVAVLYAGHVVEVGPSEEVIGAPRHPYTQLLRKAAPKPELGLRPERLEAPGEVPDLAAPPPGCPFEPRCPLARPECRQGLPRMVTVGPGHLARCVLLDPGQEGRASRGGGPSYEGSASTRAPSPASRTKS from the coding sequence ATGAGCCGGCAGGCACCGGCCATGGCCACCTCCGGCCTGGCCGGGGACGCGGCACCGCTGTTGCGCCTCGAGGGGCTGAGCAAGACCTTTCGCATCGGGCGCTGGCCCCGGGTCCGCTTGGTGAAGGCCCTGGTGGACGTCGACCTCGACGTGGGGCACCGGGAGATCCTGGGCCTCGTGGGCGAATCGGGCTCCGGGAAATCGACGCTGGCGCGTATCGTCGCCCGTCTCGAAGCCCCCAGCGCCGGGCGGGTGATCCTCGACGGCCAGCCGGTACCGGCACGCCTCTCCCGCCACGCGCTCCTCGCGTACCGCAAGAAGGTCCAGATGGTGTTCCAGGATCCTTTCGCCTCGCTCAATCCCTTGCGGACGGTGGGAGAGACGCTGGCCCGGCCGTTCGTCGTGCACGGCCTCGCACGCCGGGGGGAGGTCCGGCGGCAGGTGGGCAGGCTTCTGGAGCAGTGCGGGCTGACGCCGGCCGAACGGTTCGTCGACCGCTACCCGCATGAACTGAGTGGCGGGCAGCGCCAGCGGGTGGGGATCGCCCGGGCGCTTGCCGTCGAGCCGCGCCTGTTGCTCGCGGACGAGCCGACCTCCATGCTCGACGTATCGGTGCGCCTCGACATCATGAACCTCCTGTGGGACCTGAAAGAAAGCCGTGACCTCTCCTTGCTCTTCATCACCCACGACCTGGCCGCGGCCCACTACCTGTGCGACCGGGTGGCCGTGCTGTACGCCGGGCACGTGGTCGAAGTAGGCCCGTCGGAAGAGGTCATCGGGGCTCCCCGCCATCCGTACACCCAGCTCCTGCGCAAGGCGGCGCCCAAGCCGGAGCTCGGACTACGGCCGGAGCGGCTGGAGGCCCCCGGGGAGGTACCCGACCTCGCCGCCCCTCCGCCCGGCTGCCCGTTCGAGCCGCGCTGCCCGCTGGCGCGACCGGAGTGCCGGCAGGGCCTGCCCCGGATGGTGACGGTCGGGCCGGGTCACCTGGCGCGCTGCGTCCTGCTGGACCCGGGTCAGGAAGGCAGGGCCTCTCGTGGGGGCGGCCCCTCTTACGAGGGCAGCGCCTCGACGCGGGCACCCTCGCCGGCCTCCAGGACGAAGAGCTGA
- a CDS encoding ABC transporter ATP-binding protein, translating into MRAVGTLLEVRGLRAGYVYRDGAVEAVRGVDLDLAAGEFLGLAGESGCGKTTLAFAVAGLLPAPGQVLGGEVRFDGRDLTKAGEEALRRLRGKEMAIVFQASMNVLNPVLRIGDQMADALRAHGVTERKAIDERIERMLQLVGLASQYRYAYPHQLSGGMRQRVVIATALALDPRLVIMDEPTTGLDVVVQRTILQEIDELRRRLGFAVLFITHDLSLLVEISDTIAIMYAGALVERAPSRELYERPLHPYTERLMAAFPPISGPRERLRGIAGQPPDLRGPARGCPFAPRCERRLGTVCEAVTAPLQEVAPGHWVACHLYGENAAAAGALARSEGAMRA; encoded by the coding sequence GTGAGAGCGGTGGGGACGTTGTTGGAGGTCCGAGGCCTGCGGGCCGGCTACGTCTACCGGGACGGCGCCGTGGAAGCGGTGCGGGGCGTCGACCTCGATCTCGCGGCCGGGGAATTCCTCGGACTGGCAGGCGAGTCAGGGTGCGGCAAGACGACCCTCGCTTTCGCAGTGGCGGGGCTGTTGCCGGCACCGGGGCAGGTCCTCGGGGGCGAGGTGCGCTTCGACGGCCGCGACCTCACGAAGGCCGGGGAAGAGGCCCTTCGGCGGCTGCGTGGGAAGGAGATGGCCATCGTCTTCCAGGCATCCATGAACGTCCTCAACCCCGTGCTGCGCATCGGCGACCAGATGGCCGACGCGCTACGGGCGCATGGGGTGACGGAGCGCAAGGCCATCGACGAGCGCATCGAGCGGATGCTGCAGCTCGTGGGGCTGGCGTCGCAGTACCGCTACGCCTACCCGCATCAGCTGAGCGGCGGCATGCGCCAGCGGGTGGTCATCGCCACCGCGCTCGCGCTCGATCCGCGCCTCGTGATCATGGACGAGCCGACGACGGGGCTCGACGTGGTGGTCCAGCGCACCATCCTGCAGGAGATCGACGAGCTGAGACGGCGCCTCGGCTTTGCCGTGCTTTTCATCACCCACGACCTGTCGCTCCTGGTGGAAATCAGTGACACCATCGCCATCATGTACGCCGGGGCGCTGGTGGAAAGAGCCCCGTCGAGGGAGCTCTACGAGCGGCCACTCCATCCGTACACGGAACGCCTCATGGCCGCCTTCCCACCCATCAGCGGCCCCCGCGAGCGCCTGCGAGGGATTGCCGGCCAGCCGCCGGATCTGCGCGGGCCGGCACGAGGCTGCCCGTTTGCGCCACGCTGCGAGCGGCGCCTTGGCACCGTGTGCGAAGCTGTCACGGCACCCTTGCAGGAAGTAGCGCCCGGCCACTGGGTGGCCTGCCACCTCTACGGGGAGAACGCCGCGGCGGCCGGTGCCCTCGCCCGCTCGGAGGGGGCCATGCGCGCATGA